The DNA region TGATAAATCCATTAAATGTTGATTTATCTGCTAACTTATTTGATATTACAGCTGCTGTTATTGCTTCTGTTATGCTTGTATTTATAACAGCTAATAAACTTTATAATAAATCTGCAGGAATTGCTTTAATGGTGATTTTAGCCTTAGTAGTACAAAATAGCCTAGCTTAAAAGCTAGACTATTTTTTTACTTATTACAGTGAGAACAAAGCCCTGTTAAAACTAAATTTGTTGAATCTATTTTAAACTTACTTAAAGAGTTAACCTCTTCTAATACACTACTTACATTCAAAGTTATATCTTCAATATTTCCACACGATGAACAAACTAAATGAGCATGTTCTGTTTTAACTAATTCAAAAACTGATTTAGTATTTGGAATTTTTACTTCTGAAAGAAAAACCTTTTCAAGCATTGCATTTATATTTTTATATATAGTTGCAAGTGAAATAGAAGGAAACTTTGTAAGTAACTTTTTGTATAAATCATCAATATTCATATGACCATTTAAATAAAGTTCTTCAACAATAGCAACTCTTTGAGGTGTTACTTTTAGATCATATTCCTTTAATAAACCTGTATAATTCGATATCATTACCTTTCCTTTCGTGAAATAATACAATATGTTATATTTAATTCACTAATATTTATTCTGGAATTATAGCATATATTTTATTAAAGGAAAATAATTTTCCTTTAAGTTTCTATATATTATAATTATCTATTGGAAAAAGATTTTCTATAACTAAATATTATTGTTAATAAACCGCCTTACTTAGGCTAGTTTAAGAGCAGTTTTATATGAATATCAATAGAATAAACATTAAAATTAAGAGGATTAAATATGAGACAATACGAAACGTACAGATGTAATAAATGTGGTAACGAAGTTGAAGTTCAAAAAGTTGGTGGTGGAGAATTACACTGCTGTGGTGAAGCTATGGAAATGATTACAGAAGATTTAACAGCAGTTAATTTAATGAAAGCATTTGCAGGCGAATCAATGGCTAGAAACAAGTATGAATATTATGCTAAAGTTGCACAAAAAGAAGGTTATAGAGATATTGCTGAACACTTCCAAAGAGCTGCTAATAATGAAAAAATGCATGCTAAACTTGAACTTAAAATGCATAATCAAATTGTATCAGGTAAAGAACTTGGAAATACTATTGAAAACCTTAATGATGCGATTAATGGTGAATCATATGAAAATGTAACAATGTATCCAGATTTTGCAGCTATTGCAAAAGAAGAAGAACATAAAGATGTTGCAAGAATTCTTGCAGGAATTGGTAAAATTGAAGTTGAACATGAAAAGATGTATAGAATGCTTCTTGAAAGACTTGAATCAGGGAAAGAACACGAAAGTGATGAAGAAGAAGAGTGGATCTGTGAAGTATGTGGACATATTCATAGAGGGAAAAAAGCTTTAAAAGTTTGTCCTGTATGTAAACACCCACAAGAGTACCAATCAAGATTAAATTCTAAAAAGTAATTAAAAAAAAGGATATCTTTGGTAATATAAGAAAAATTACCGGAGATAGCCTTGATTAAACTATTATTATTAACACTTTTTGCTTTATGTATTTATGCAAAAGATTTTACAATTGCATCTTATAATGCAGAAAATTTATTTGATTTAAAAAAACAAAATAGCGAATATAAAGAGTTTATACCCAACACTTCTTCAAAATGGAATCAAAAAAATTTCAATATAAAAATCAATAATGCAGTAAAAGTTATAAAGGCAATTGATGCTGATATTATTGGACTTCAAGAGATTGAAAATAAAGCGGTATTACAACTTTTATTAAAAAAGCTACCACAATATAAATACTCATCATTTATAAAATATTCTAGATCAGCAATTGGACTTGGATTTTTATCAAAAATAAAAATAAAAGACAGTAGACAAATAGATATAAAATTTACAAATAAAATATATAGACCTATTTTAGAAAGTACCTTTGTTTTTGATAATACAGAGTTTAAGGTTTTTAATAATCACTGGCCTTCAAAAAGAGTTGCAGAAAGTTATAGAGTTAAATTTGCAAAGAAATTACAAGATAGACTTTCAAAACTTCCAAGGGATTATGATTATATTTTACTTGGTGATTTCAACTCAAATTATGATGAAATGAGAAGTTTTAAATACAATAAAAAATTAAATAATACAAATGGTATAACAGGAATAAATCAAGTTTTAAATACAACTGTAAATGATAAATATATCACTTATGATGATGTTTTAAAATTAAAAAGAAAGGTACATTTTAACCTTTGGTTAGATTTACCATCAAATCAAAGATTTTCAAATAAATATAGAACACAAAATAATACTCCTGATAATATTATTGTTTCACCTGCTCTACTTGATACAAAAAATATTTCATATATTCATAATTCATTTAAGGTTTTTAAACCTAATTATCTATATAAAAACAATAAAGTTTTAAGATGGCAAATGAAAGGTTCAAGATATAACAAAGTTCATATTGGAGTTGGATATTCTGATCATTTACCAATTTATGCAAAATTCTCAACATCAAAAGAAAAAACAAATCCTATTAAAGAGATTAATAAAAATAGTAAAAAAGAGTTACATTCTATTTCTGATTTATACACAAAAATGAAACTAATCGAACCTGCTATTATAAAAAATGCTATTGTGATTTATAAAACAAAAAATGGTGCGATAATAAAACAAAAAAATAAACGAGCTATTTATATATATAATCATGCAAAAAACTTAAAACTTGGATATTCATATACTTTACAAATAAACCAAATTCTTGATTATAATGGATTAAAAGAAGTTGATTCTTTTTCTATTTTAGATGAAGATGGAAAATATAAAGATTATAAATCACTTTTATTAAATGCGAAGAAAAACAATATTTTAGAACCTATTTATCAAAATGAAATAGCCTTTAATCTAAAAGGTATTGTGAAAAATAAAAAGCTACATATTGAAAATTCTAAAGGAAAGTATATAAAACTATATGCAAAAAATAAAAAAGATTTACCAAAAGAAAACTCTATAATCACTTTTAAAAATGCACATATTGGAGAATATCGAGGTATTCCTCAAATACTTATTCATAATAAAAATGACTATAAAGTAGGTAAATAATGCTTTTAAAATCTATATTCACAAATAGTACAGGAATTCTAACATCAAGAATTTTAGGATTTATTCGAGATTTATTAACAGCATCAATTTTGGGAGCAAATATTTATTCGGATATTTTCTTTGTAGCTTTTAAATTACCAAATCTTTTTAGAAGAATTTTTGCAGAAGGTGCATTTACCCAAGCTTTTATACCAGCTTATGCAAAATCAAATCATAAAATTAGATTTTCTTCTGTAGTGTTTTTACAACTATTTGGATTTTTGATAATATTATCACTTTTAGTAACTCTTTTTTCATCACTTGTTGCAAAAGCAATTGCAATTGGTTTTGATCAAGAGACAATAGATTTAGCAGCACCATTATTTGCAATAAATTTCTACTATTTACCTATGATTTTTGTAGTTACTTTTATGGCTGCACTTTTACAATATAAACATCATTTTGCTACAACTGCATATTCAACAGCACTTTTAAATCTTACAATGATTTTATCTCTTTTGATTTCAAAAGATATGGATAAATATGAAATTACTTTTTACTTATCTTATGGAGTTTTAGCAGGAGGACTTTTACAAATACTAGTACATTTATATGCTATAAAAAGACTTAATTTATGTAAAATATTTCATTTTAAAAAACATAAGAAAAAAGAGGAAAATAAATTTTATAAAAACTTTATGTCTGCAACACTTGGTTCTTCAACTACACACCTTTCAGCTTTTATTGATACGTGGTTAGCATCATTTTTAATGACAGGTTCTATTTCATATCTTTATTATGGGAATAGAGTTTTTCAACTTCCTTTAGCCCTTTTTGCAATTGCTACATCAGTTGCCCTATTTCCAATGATTGCAAGAAGTATAAAAAATAAAGATGAAGAAAAAGCATTAAATCTAATGAAAAAATCATCATTAATTTTATTTGGATTATTAGCAGTTTCAACATTTATAGGAATAGTTTTTAATGAATTTATAATCTCATTATTATTTGAAAGAGGAGCATTTACCCAAACAGATACAGCAAATACTGCATTAATTTTATCTATGTATTTAATAGGTCTTATTCCTTTTGGAATTGGTAAAATATTTTCGCTTTGGTTATATGCAAAAGAACAGCAATTTTTAGCAGCAAAAATATCAGTTTATTCTCTTGGATGGAATATTGTATTTTCATTGATTTTAATACAACCTTTTGGAGCAGCTGGTTTAGCATTTGCTAGTACACTTAGTGGATTTATACTTTTTTTTCTAACTATTAAAGCTTTTGGTTTTAAAAAATTTAAACTTATGTTCAAAAAATAAAGAACTTGGATTTTTAGTAATTAATTACATTTTAGCTATAATCATCGCTTTAATAAATATTACTAGGATTTAAATGAAAGAATTTTTCAAACAATATTCACCATTTTATAAAAATTATAAACTAGAATTTTTTTATGCTTTTGTAGGAATTATATTAGTCGCAGGAGCAACTTCTGGAACGGCTTATGCTATACAACCTTTACTTGATGATATTTTTATCAATAAAGATGAAGAAATGTTATATATGATGCCCATCTTTGTAATCATTCTTTATGCTGCAAAAGGTTTTGGACGATATATCCAAGCTTATTATATTTCTTTTATTGGACAAGATATTACTAGAATTGTAAGAGATAGATTATTTGCACACGTTTTAACTTTAGATATTAATTTCTTTCAAAAAAAACATGGTGGAGAACTTGTTAGTAGAATTATAAATGATATAAATAGAATACAAAGTGCAATTTCAAACTATGTAGCAGAGTTTATACGTGAATCACTTACAATAGTTGGACTTGTTGCACTTGTAATTTATCACTCACCAGAACTTGCATTTTATGGTTTAGTCGTACTTCCTCTTGCAATTTATCCATTATCAAGACTTGCAAAAAGAATGAAAAAACTTTCATTTAAATCACAAGAATCAAATGCTGATATTACTACATCTTTAAGTGAATCATTTAATAATATAGAAATAATCAAAGCTAATTCAACAGAAGAGATTGAATCAAAAAAATTTTCAATTCATAATCTAAACTTCTTTAAATACAATATGAAAGCAGTTAGAACAAATGAACTAACTTCTCCTCTAATGGAAATAATAGGTTCATTTGCATTTGCAGCAGTAATATTAGTAGGTGGAACAAAAGTAATAAGTGGAGAATTAACAACAGGTACATTTTCATCTTTTATTGCAGCACTATTTATGCTTTATTCTCCAATAAAAAGATTATCAGCTTTATATAATAAAATGCAAGATGCGCTTGCAGCAAATGATAGAATTAATGAAATGCTAAATCAACAAGCAACTATTCTTTCAGGTAAAAATAAATTCCCTGATGAGATTAAAACTATTTCATTTAAAGATGTATTTTTAAAATATGATGATTTTACTGCTCTTTCAAATATTAGTTTTGAAACAAAAAGAGGTGAAACTATTGCTCTTGTAGGTGATAGTGGTGGTGGGAAATCATCATTAATTAATCTAATCATCAGATTTTATGATGTTTCAAAAGGTGAAATAAAACTTAATAACAAATTATTAAATGACTTAGATATTAAGTCTTTAAGAGAAAATATTTCAATAGTAACACAAAGAGTATATATTTTTAATGACACAATAAGTGCTAATATTGCTTATGGTTATGATATAAATGAACAAAGAGTTATCGAAGTATTAAAACAAGCTCACGCTTATGACTTTATACAAAAAATGCCAGAAGGTATTAATACAAAACTTGATGAATTTGGAACAAATTTAAGTGGAGGTCAAAGACAAAGAATTGCAATTGCACGGGCTTTATATAAAAACCCTCAAGTTCTTATACTTGATGAAGCTACTTCAGCACTAGATAATGAAAGTGAATCAATAATTTCAGAAGTGATTGATGAAGTAAGTGTAGATAAAATTACATTTATTATTGCACATCGATTAAGTACAATAAAAAATGCAACAAAAATAGCAGTTTTTAAAAATGGAAAGATAGTATGTATGGATACAGAAAAAAACTTATTAAAAACTTGTGAAGAATATAAAAGATTACATAATTTAGCAAATATGTAAGCAAAAAAAAGTTTTTTTTGCTTATTTCTTAACTTAATGAAATTAATAATTTCATTAAAACTTATATTTAACGACTTTTGGATAAAATATCTAAATTTTAAAAAAGGCACAAACTTGTTTAGCTATAATACACTTAAAAAAGTTCTATTTAAATTTGAACCAGAAACAGCACATAATATGGCTGAAATGGGATTGAGAATAGTTGGTAAATGTAAAATTATCCAAAACTACATGGAAAAAAAGAACTATATTAAGGATCATAAACTTTCACAAGAAATTTTTGGTCTTACTTTTGAGAACCCTGTAGGCCTTGCAGCTGGTTTTGACAAAAATGCGACAATGGTAAAAGCTATGCCTTCACTTGGATTTGGTTTTACAGAAATTGGAACAATGACACCAAGACCACAAGATGGTAACCCAAAACCTCGAATGTTTAGATATCCAGAAGTTAAAAGTGTTCAAAATGCAATGGGGTTTAATAATAAAGGTGCGCACAAAGTACTTAAAAATTTAAAAGAAGTTTACCCAGCTTCTATTCCTGTTGGAGTAAATATTGGTAAAAATAAATTAACTCCTGAAGAGTTTGCTTTAAGTGATTATAAAATGTTAATCAAAAAATTTGAACAAACTAGTGATTATTTAGTAATAAATATTTCTAGTCCAAACACTCCAAATTTAAGAGATTTACAAAATGAAAAATTTATTACTGAATTATTCACTATGGCTAAAGAATTTACAAAAAAACCAATTTTATTAAAAATTGCTCCAGATATGGAAGCACAAGTTGCAATTGATTTATGTAAAAGTGCAATAAATGCGGGTGCATCTGGAATAATAGCAACAAATACTACAATTGATTATGATTTAGTTCCAAATTGTCAAGATTTTGGTGGATTAAGTGGTGCTTGTTTAACTAATAAATCTTATAATATTTTTAAAGAAATTGCAAAAGAATTATTTGGAAAAACAATTTTAATATCAGCAGGTGGTATATCAACAGGGGAACAAGCATATGCTCGAATAAAAGCAGGTGCTTCATTGGTACAATCGTACTCAGGTTTAATTTTTGAAGGACCTTCAATGGTTCGAAAAATTAATGAAGAACTTTTAGAACTAATAGCCAAAGATGGATATGCAAATATCACAGAAGCTATTGGTGCTGATTTAAAATAGGAAATATTTAAAATGAATTTAATAAACCAAACAAAAACTAAAAAAACTTTTTTACTTTTTATTGTTTCATTATTCATTATCACAGGAGAATTAATGGCTAATAGCTTACCAAAATATTACACTAAAACATTAGAAAATGGATTACAAATAGTTGCAATTCCTATGAAAAATGACTCAAATGTAGTATCAACTGATATATTTTATAAAGTTGGAAGCAGAGATGAGAAAATGGGGAAAAGTGGAATAGCACATATGCTTGAACACTTAAACTTTAAATCAACTAAAAATTTAAAATCAGGTGAATTTGATGAAATAGTAAAAGGTTTTGGAGGAGTTAATAATGCTTCTACATCTTTTGATTTTACACACTATTATATAAAATCTGCTTCAAAGAATATGGATAAATCATTAAGTTTATTTGCTGATTTAATGGAAAATTTAACATTAAAAGATGAAGAATTTCAACCAGAACGTAATGTAGTTGCAGAAGAAAGACGTTGGAGAACTGATAATAGTCCTATGGGTTATTTACAATTTAGATTATTCAACAACGCATATATTTACCATCCATATCACTGGACTCCAATTGGATTTATGAGTGATATTAAAAACTGGTCAATTAATGATATAAAAGATTTTCATAGTACATATTATCAACCAAAGAATGCAATTATTGTAGTTGCTGGAGATATAGATAAAGATAAAATATTTGCTTCTTCTGAAAAATATTTTAAAGATATAAAAAATAAAAAAGAAATAATATCAGATATTCATACAGTTGAACCAAAACAAGATGGAGCTAAAAAAGTAACTGTCTTAAAAGATTCAGCAGTTGAAATGATAGCAATTACTTATCATATACCAAACTTTGAACATGAAGACCAAGTTGCACTTTCAGCTTTAAGCGAATTTTTTAGTTCAGGGAAAAGTTCGATTTTACAAAAAAGACTAGTTGATGAAAAAAGATTAGTTAACTCTGTTTATGCATATAATTTAGAATTAAAAGACCCTGGTTTATTTATATTTATGGCTGTTGCAAACGAAGGTATAAAAGCTAAAGACATTGAAAAAGAAATTTTAGCTATAATCGACGAAATCAAAAAAGGTAAAATTACAAAATCAGATATTGAAAAAATAAAAATTAATACAAAAGCAGATTTTATTTTTTCACTTGAAAGTTCATCTTCTGTTGCATCATTATATGGTTCTTATTTTGTAAGAGACAATATAAAACCTTTATTTAATTATGAAGAAAAAGTAGATAAATTAACTAAAAAAGATTTAATAGAAGTTGCAAATAAATACTTTACAAAAAATAATTCCACTACGGTAATACTAAAACAAGAAAAGCAGTAGTTCAATTATAAAAAATAAAAAATAGAAGATTTAGTAGTAAAAAAGGATAGATATGGAAATTATTACAGGTGCAATGACCGCACTAATTACACCATTTAAAAATGGAAAAGTTGATTTAGAGAAATATGAATCTTTAATTAAAAGACAAATAGAGCAAGGTATGGATGCAGTTGTTCCTGTGGGAACTACAGGTGAAAGTGCTACATTATCTCATGATGAGCATAGAGAATGTATTGAAGTTGCAGTTGCAACTTGTAAAGGTACTAATATTAAAGTTATTGCAGGAGCTGGTTCAAATGCAACGCATGAAGCAGTTAGTATTGCAAAACATGCACAAGCTGTTGGAGCTGATGGTCTTTTATCTGTAACTCCATATTATAATAAACCAACTCAAGAAGGTCTATATCAACATTATAAAGCAATTGCTACTTCTGTTGATATTCCATTTATGTTATATAATGTACCAGGAAGAACTGGTGTTGAAATAACAGCAGAAACTACAATTAGACTATTCGATGATATTCCTAATATTTATGCTACAAAAGAGGCAACTGGTTCATTACAAAATGCAATTGAACTATTATCACAAAGAAGTGATATTGTTGTTGTTTCAGGAGATGATGCTATTGATTTTCCTATGTTAGCTAGTGGATGTAAAGGAATTATATCTGTAACTGCAAACTTACTTCCAAACTTGAAATCTAGACTTGTTCATGCTGTTCAAGAAGGAAAATTTGCAGAAGCTAGAAAAATTAGTGAAGACTTATATTCTTTAAACTCTGTATTATTTTGTGAAAGTAACCCAATACCAATTAAGGCTGCTATGTATTTAGCTGGTCTGCTTGATACTTTAGAATATAGACTTCCTTTAACTGCTCCAAGTGCAGAAACAATGAAAAAACTTGAAAAAACTTTAATACAATATAAGGTAATTAAATAATGAGTGATTTTATGAAAAATAAAACTTTAGTAATTTCTGGTGGTACAAAAGGTATCGGTAAAGAATGTGTTTATAAATTTGCACAAAATGGTGTAAATGTTGCTTTTACATATAATTCTAATAAACAATTTGCAGAAGATATCTGTAAAGATATTGAAGAAAAATATGGAGTTAAATGTAGAGCATATCCTTTTAATATTCTTGAACCAGAACAATACAAAGAATTATTTTTAGAAATTGATAAAGACTTTGATAGAGTTGATTTTTTTATCTCAAATGCAATGATTTATGGTCGTGCTGTTGTTGGTGGATATGGTAAATTTATGAAATTAAAACCTCGAGGTTTAAATAATATTTATACTGCAACAGTAAATGCTTTTGTATGTGGAGCACAACAAGCAGCTAAAAGAATGCAAAAAGTTGGAGGAGGAGCAATTGTTTCTTTATCATCAACTGGTAATTTAGTATATATTCCTAACTACTCAGGTCATGGAACAAATAAAGCAGCTGTTGAAGCAATGGTAAGATATGCAGCAACAGAATTAGGAGAATTTAATATTAGAGTAAATGCAGTTTCAGGTGGTCCAATAGACACTGATGCACTTAAAGCATTTACAAACTATGAAGAAGTTAAACAAAAAACTATTGATTTATCAGCTTTAAATAGAATTGGTCAACCAAAAGATTTAGCGCAATCATGTTACTTCTTATGTACTGAAGACGCATCTTGGATAACTTCTCAAACTTTAGTTGTTGATGGTGGAACAACTTTCAGATAATGAAAGAAAAAATACTTAACCTTCCAAATATCTTAGCATTATTTAGAATAGCATTAGCTCCACTAATGCTATGGTTTTTTATAGATAGAGATAATTCTATTTTTTCTCATTGGCATCCTTCTTGGATGGATTATTTTGCTGGACTTATTTTCGTAATTGCATCAGTTACTGATTTTTTTGATGGATATATTGCAAGATCATGGAATCAGATAACAAAACTTGGTGGGATACTAGATCCACTTGCTGATAAAATGCTTGTACTAGCAGGATTTTTAGGTCTTATGGTAATTGATAGAGCATCTGCTTGGGCAGTATTTTTAATACTCTCGCGTGAATTTTTTATTACTGGATTAAGAGTAGTTGCAGTAAGTGAAGGTAAAGATGTAGCTTCTACAATGGCTGGAAAAATAAAAACTGTAATTCAAATGATTGCAATAGGTTTTTTAATTATGAATTGGCCATTTGCAACAGAACTTTTATGGTTAGCTGTTGTTTTAACAATGTATTCAGGATATGAATATATTAGAGATTATTTTAAAATATAGAGGTTTTTCTTGGGTACTATAACATTTTTACTGGTATTATCGTTTTTAGTTTTTTTTCATGAATTAGGTCATTTTACTGCTGCTCGTTATTTTGGAGTAAAAGTTCATGTTTTCTCAATTGGTTTTGGGAAACGTCTTTTTGCAAAAGAATGGAAAGGTACAGTTTGGCAACTTTCATTAATACCACTTGGTGGTTATGTAAAAATGAAAGGTCAAGATGATTCTAATCCTTCTTTAGTTGAAAGTGGTGATGATTCATATAATACGAAATCTCCTCTTCAACGAATAGTTATACTATTTGCAGGTCCATTTGCAAACTTTTTATTAGCTGCTATTTTATACTTTTCTATTGCTATTATAGGTGCTTCAGCACTTGCTCCTCAAATAGGTCAAGTTCAAGCTAATTCACCTGCTTTTAAAGCTGGAATTCAAAAAAATGATGAAATTGTAAGAATTAATAATACACAAATCACAACATGGAATGATCTTGGAAAAACAATTGTAAATACACAAGGTCCTTTAAAATTCTTCATTAAAAGAGATGGAAACCTAATAGCTAAAACTATAAACCCACATATCTCTGATGCACAAAATATGTTTAAAGAAGATATTAAAAAAAGAATGGTTGGGATTTCACCTTCTGGGAAAATTATAAAACTTGATTTATCTATTGGTGAATCTTTAGTATTTGCTTATGAAAAAACAGTATTTGCATCAACAATGATTTTTCAAGGTGTTCAAAAATTAATCCAAGGTGTAATACCAAGTAGTGAAGTTGGTGGAGTTATTACAATTGGAAAAGTAATCTCTGATGCAAGTCAATCTAGTATTATTGCATTGCTTACGATTACGGCACTTATTTCTGTTAATTTAGGTGTTTTAAACTTACTTCCTATTCCAGCACTAGATGGTGGACATATTATGTTTAATATATATGAAATGATTACAAAAAGAAAACCAAGTGATAAAGTTTTCATGATACTTACAATCGCTGGTTGGGTGATTCTTGGTTCTTTAATGTTACTAGGAATTTACAACGATATTAATAGAATTTTCTTAAAATAATAAAATATATAAAGAGTTAAAATGAATAAAATTATTGCAACACAAAATTTAGATGACATTATTACAAGAGTAGAAGGTGCTAGACTTAAAATATCTGAGCATCATATTGTAAAGATAATTGGTATTAGTAAATATTCTCCTGTTGAAGATGTTGAAATCTTATACAATGTAGGTCAAAGAGCTTTTGGTGAAAATAAAGTTCAAGACTTAAAAGCTAAAAGCGAAGCTTTAGAAGAATTACCAATTGAGTGGCATTTTGTAGGAACATTACAAAAAAATAAAATCAATAATTTAATTGATTTAAATCCAACACTTGTACAATCAATTGATTCATTAGAATTAGCACAAGAATTAAATAAAAAGCTTGGAGCTAAAAATAAAAAAATGAATATTCTTTTACAAATAAACTCTGCAAAAGAAGATACAAAATCAGGTGTAATGCCAGAAGTTGCAGTTGAAATTTATAAACAAATACTTGCTACTTGTCCAAACTTAAGACTAAAAGGTGTTATGAGTATTGGTGCACATGTAAAAGATGAAAAAATCATAAAAGATTCTTTTATTACTACTAAAAAAATTTATGATGAATTAGTTCCATTAGGTGCTAGATATTGTTCAA from Poseidonibacter antarcticus includes:
- the dapA gene encoding 4-hydroxy-tetrahydrodipicolinate synthase, with protein sequence MDMEIITGAMTALITPFKNGKVDLEKYESLIKRQIEQGMDAVVPVGTTGESATLSHDEHRECIEVAVATCKGTNIKVIAGAGSNATHEAVSIAKHAQAVGADGLLSVTPYYNKPTQEGLYQHYKAIATSVDIPFMLYNVPGRTGVEITAETTIRLFDDIPNIYATKEATGSLQNAIELLSQRSDIVVVSGDDAIDFPMLASGCKGIISVTANLLPNLKSRLVHAVQEGKFAEARKISEDLYSLNSVLFCESNPIPIKAAMYLAGLLDTLEYRLPLTAPSAETMKKLEKTLIQYKVIK
- a CDS encoding enoyl-ACP reductase, producing MSDFMKNKTLVISGGTKGIGKECVYKFAQNGVNVAFTYNSNKQFAEDICKDIEEKYGVKCRAYPFNILEPEQYKELFLEIDKDFDRVDFFISNAMIYGRAVVGGYGKFMKLKPRGLNNIYTATVNAFVCGAQQAAKRMQKVGGGAIVSLSSTGNLVYIPNYSGHGTNKAAVEAMVRYAATELGEFNIRVNAVSGGPIDTDALKAFTNYEEVKQKTIDLSALNRIGQPKDLAQSCYFLCTEDASWITSQTLVVDGGTTFR
- the pgsA gene encoding CDP-diacylglycerol--glycerol-3-phosphate 3-phosphatidyltransferase, whose protein sequence is MKEKILNLPNILALFRIALAPLMLWFFIDRDNSIFSHWHPSWMDYFAGLIFVIASVTDFFDGYIARSWNQITKLGGILDPLADKMLVLAGFLGLMVIDRASAWAVFLILSREFFITGLRVVAVSEGKDVASTMAGKIKTVIQMIAIGFLIMNWPFATELLWLAVVLTMYSGYEYIRDYFKI
- the rseP gene encoding RIP metalloprotease RseP produces the protein MGTITFLLVLSFLVFFHELGHFTAARYFGVKVHVFSIGFGKRLFAKEWKGTVWQLSLIPLGGYVKMKGQDDSNPSLVESGDDSYNTKSPLQRIVILFAGPFANFLLAAILYFSIAIIGASALAPQIGQVQANSPAFKAGIQKNDEIVRINNTQITTWNDLGKTIVNTQGPLKFFIKRDGNLIAKTINPHISDAQNMFKEDIKKRMVGISPSGKIIKLDLSIGESLVFAYEKTVFASTMIFQGVQKLIQGVIPSSEVGGVITIGKVISDASQSSIIALLTITALISVNLGVLNLLPIPALDGGHIMFNIYEMITKRKPSDKVFMILTIAGWVILGSLMLLGIYNDINRIFLK
- a CDS encoding YggS family pyridoxal phosphate-dependent enzyme; this translates as MNKIIATQNLDDIITRVEGARLKISEHHIVKIIGISKYSPVEDVEILYNVGQRAFGENKVQDLKAKSEALEELPIEWHFVGTLQKNKINNLIDLNPTLVQSIDSLELAQELNKKLGAKNKKMNILLQINSAKEDTKSGVMPEVAVEIYKQILATCPNLRLKGVMSIGAHVKDEKIIKDSFITTKKIYDELVPLGARYCSMGMSSDYELAIACGSNMIRVGTSLFKD